One genomic window of Panicum hallii strain FIL2 chromosome 6, PHallii_v3.1, whole genome shotgun sequence includes the following:
- the LOC112897166 gene encoding predicted GPI-anchored protein 58 produces MSSTAAAAAGDVLPALAPIRTAASRAPAQPACSSAASSSTAPAPDAESAALPAPRKVEAGGQDQAAEPSTPTSEASRLRAPGAEPAASPAAGGQGKAAAEPTTPTAEGTRLRAPAECPPAPRKPAWAPPPAAKRKFPSSAAPSARRAFFPVARDLTTVFRALPPKKRIRAG; encoded by the coding sequence ATGAGctccacggccgccgcggccgcgggggACGTCCTCCCGGCGCTGGCGCCGATCAGGACCGCGGCGTCGCGGGCGCCGGCGCAGcccgcctgctcctcggcggcctcgTCGTccacggcgccggcgccggacgCCGAGTCGGCGGCCTTGCCCGCGCCGCGGAAGGTGGAGGCGGGGGGCCAAGACCAGGCGGCGGAGCCCTCGACGCCGACGTCGGAGGCGAGCAGGCtgcgggcgccgggcgcggaGCCGGCGGCCTCGCCCGCGGCGGGAGGCCAGGgtaaggcggcggcggagcccaCGACGCCGACGGCGGAGGGGACCAGGCTGCGGGCGCCGGCCGAgtgcccgccggcgccgcggaaGCCCGCgtgggcgccgccgcccgccgccaagCGCAAGTTCCCGTCGTCCGCGGCGCCGTCGGCGCGCCGGGCCTTCTTCCCCGTCGCGCGCGACCTCACCACCGTGTTCCGCGCCCTGCCGCCCAAGAAGCGGATCCGGGCGGGCTga
- the LOC112898356 gene encoding BTB/POZ and MATH domain-containing protein 1-like yields the protein MAKTSSNSDAFRKRRTPIEPLPLVQDMNWVFTVEDMLGNGALNRETTSMGVTVIEAFAQVYLDYSVISINRRRKAAPAEAQAQTTMMDSTSAVVEFKVNYEQTKHLDAGEAVHSDAFPAGGHMWRINYYPRGNRGIEEANDGSHLSIFVELLSKSRSAVRATFEALLMDKGGEPSLNLARRIGVHVFHTGNRKLGWPQFLRQTDLAKVYLEEGHITFVCAVMVLRRNPIPTPCSDIVKHLGNLLDRGDGSDVSFVVDGETFHAHRAVLAARSPVFSAELLGPMAEAAMPSITLHDITPAAFRSMLRFMYTDVFPGDDELGESPSEMVQHLLAAADRYALDRLKLMCAQKLWENVSVDTVVDALACADMYSCLELKSRCIGFVVEEKNFKKVVLTEGFLNLWQKFPSTIAEVRERVGT from the exons ATGGCCAAGACGAGTTCCAATAGCGACGCCTTTAGGAAGAGAAGGACACCGATAGAGCCACTGCCGCTCGTGCAAGATATGAATTGGGTTTTCACCGTGGAAGACATGCTGGGAAATGGCGCCCTCAATAGGGAAACGACGTCCATGGGCGTCACCGTCATCGAGGCTTTCGCCCAAG TCTACCTCGATTATTCAGTGATCAGCATCAATCGCCGGCGCAAGGCAGCGCCGGCCGAGGCGCAGGCGCAGACCACCATGATGGATTCCACCTCGGCTGTCGTCGAGTTCAAAGTAAACTACGAGCAGACCAAGCACCTCGACGCCGGCGAGGCCGTCCACTCCGACGCCTTCCCCGCCGGCGGGCACATGTGGCGGATAAACTACTACCCGCGTGGGAATCGTGGGATAGAAGAGGCTAACGACGGCAGCCATCTCTCCATCTTTGTCGAGCTCCTGAGCAAATCCAGAAGCGCCGTCAGGGCAACCTTTGAGGCCTTATTGATGGACAAGGGCGGCGAGCCGTCGCTGAACCTTGCGAGGAGGATCGGGGTTCATGTGTTCCACACGGGGAATAGAAAGCTCGGGTGGCCTCAGTTCCTGAGGCAAACCGACCTGGCCAAAGTTTACCTGGAGGAGGGGCACATCACATTCGTGTGCGCCGTCATGGTGTTACGTCGAAATCCTATTCCGACGCCGTGCTCCGACATCGTAAAGCATCTAGGCAACCTGCTGGATCGCGGAGACGGGTCGGATGTGTCGTTCGTCGTCGACGGCGAGACGTTCCATGCTCACCGGGCGGTGCTCGCTGCCCGTTCGCCGGTTTTCAGTGCGGAGCTCCTCGGTCCCATGGCCGAGGCTGCAATGCCGTCGATCACCCTGCACGACATCACCCCTGCGGCATTCAGATCCATGCTTCGGTTCATGTACACGGATGTCTTTCCTGGGGACGACGAGCTCGGTGAGTCTCCCTCTGAGATGGTGCAGCATCTGCTGGCCGCAGCTGACCGGTACGCATTGGACCGGTTGAAGCTCATGTGTGCGCAGAAGCTGTGGGAAAATGTGTCCGTTGATACCGTTGTCGATGCTTTAGCTTGTGCTGACATGTACAGCTGCCTAGAGTTGAAgagcaggtgcattggttttGTTGTGGAGGAGAAAAATTTCAAGAAGGTCGTCTTGACCGAGGGTTTTCTGAACTTATGGCAGAAGTTCCCATCTACTATAGCTGAAGTGCGAGAGCGGGTTGGGACATGA
- the LOC112898358 gene encoding BTB/POZ and MATH domain-containing protein 3-like — translation MLDSGFVEFKLDYSKPKDLAIGDAVYSGNFSAGDHVWRIKCYQRGHGTDMDSNEPVRARVPARGLHRVGVEPLRAPDHLGSPDHLAGDGRATFVCGVIVLRGGSTPAPAAPCDVAFCVGGETFRAHRAVLAARSPVLRAELLGPMAEPRCPPSRCATSSRRRPRRVLAVGRPPALRDAVSVDNVAAILSCAEAYGCPELKIRCLDFFMEEENFRKVLLTRVYLTLSLSLVDDIRTRIEDRERRISAEKASGSFSFSTAKARYFDPRMQKLVDALSD, via the exons ATGTTGGATTCTGGATTTGTCGAGTTCAAGCTCGACTACTCGAAACCCAAGGACCTCGCAATCGGCGACGCCGTCTACTCCGGCAACTTCTCCGCCGGCGACCACGTCTGGCGAATAAAATGCTACCAGCGAGGGCACGGCACTGACATGGACAGCAACG AACCGGTGCGTGCACGCGTACCCGCCCGCGGGCTTCACCGCGTGGGGGTGGAGCCACTTCGTGCACCGGACCACCTGGGCTCGCCGGACCACCTGGCGGGCGACGGCCGCGCGACGTTCGTGTGCGGGGTCATCGTCCTGCGCGGCGGCTCCACGCCCGCCCCGGCGGCGCCGTGCGACGTGGCGTTCTGCGTCGGCGGCGAGACCTTCCGCGCGCACCGCGCCGTGCTCGCGGCGCGCTCGCCCGTGCTCAGGGCGGAGCTCCTCGGCCCCATGGCGGAGCCACGCTGCCCACCATCACGCTGCGCGACATCGAGCCGGAGAC GACCTCGACGGGTGCTCGCCGTCGGGCGACCTCCTGCACTGCGCGACGCCGTGTCGGTGGACAACGTGGCGGCGATCCTGAGCTGCGCCGAGGCGTACGGCTGCCCGGAGCTGAAGATCAGGTGCCTCGACTTCTTCATGGAGGAGGAGAACTTCAGGAAGGTGCTGCTGACGCGGGTGTACCTGACGCTGTCGCTCTCGCTCGTCGACGACATCAGAACGCGGATCGAGGATCGGGAAAGGCGCATTTCCGCGGAGAAGGCGTCGGGTTCTTTTAGTTTTAGCACCGCTAAAGCCCGCTATTTCGATCCTCGGATGCAGAAGCTGGTTGATGCTCTGAGTGATTAA
- the LOC112898353 gene encoding LOW QUALITY PROTEIN: BTB/POZ and MATH domain-containing protein 1-like (The sequence of the model RefSeq protein was modified relative to this genomic sequence to represent the inferred CDS: deleted 2 bases in 1 codon; substituted 1 base at 1 genomic stop codon): protein MGLEVQATMLGSTLVEFKVGYQHSKHLDIGDAVHSETIYAGGHMWRMNCYSSGVRERDMGQHVSLFLELLNKSSSVEAIFGAWLKGNGRQNSTSAKRTLAYVFNEEEDELDEQGWHRFCSQTEIEDYHVTEGYITFVCAIMVVSGNSISVPPSDLGEHLGRLLNGTDVSFNVDGETFHAHRAVLAARSPVFHVGLLGSMAEATMSHHPTXPAITLHDIAPAVFRVMLRFMYTDTLPGDDELGTSPFETMQHLLAAADRCALDRLKLLCAQRLWDKVSVDTVAATLACAMYSCSELKNKCIDFFAAEKNFKKAVLTDGFLHLGQKFPSIIADLRERVGA, encoded by the exons ATGGGGCTAGAGGTGCAGGCCACTATGTTGGGTTCCACCTTAGTTGAGTTCAAAGTGGGCTATCAGCACAGCAAGCACCTTGATATTGGCGATGCGGTCCACTCTGAAACCATCTATGCCGGTGGGCACATGTGGAGAATGAACTGCTACTCTTCTGGGGTCAGGGAGAGAGACATGGGCCAACATGTCTCTTTATTCCTTGAGCTTCTTAACAAATCCTCAAGTGTTGAGGCCATCTTCGGGGCCTGGTTGAAAGGAAACGGCAGACAGAATTCCACCTCAGCAAAAAGGACTCTAGCTTATGTATTCAATGAAGAGGAAGACGAACTAGACGAACAGGGTTGGCATCGGTTCTGTTCCCAAACTGAAATAGAGGATTATCATGTAACAGAGGGATACATCACGTTTGTATGCGCCATCATGGTGGTAAGTGGGAACTCTATTTCCGTGCCGCCTTCAGACCTTGGAGAACATCTTGGGAGACTATTGAATGGGACGGATGTGTCTTTCAACGTTGATGGCGAGACATTCCACGCACATCGTGCGGTGCTTGCTGCACGTTCACCAGTCTTCCATGTCGGGCTCCTCGGATCCATGGCTGAGGCTACAATG AGCCATCACCCTACATGACCAGCCATCACCCTACATGACATtgcccctgcagttttcagaGTCATGCTTCGGTTCATGTACACTGACACGTTGCCCGGAGATGACGAACTCGGGACCTCTCCCTTCGAGACGATGCAGCATCTACTAGCCGCGGCTGACCGGTGTGCCTTGGACCGGCTGAAGCTCCTGTGTGCACAGAGACTGTGGGACAAGGTGTCTGTCGATACCGTTGCTGCTACCTTAGCTTGTGCT ATGTACAGCTGCTCGGAGTTGAAGAACAAGTGCATTGACTTCTTTGCAGCTGAGAAAAATTTCAAGAAGGCTGTCTTAACTGACGGTTTTCTGCACCTGGGTCAGAAATTCCCATCGATTATTGCTGACCTGCGAGAGAGGGTTGGGGCATGA